From the genome of Deinococcus ruber, one region includes:
- a CDS encoding serine hydrolase translates to MLPASLICEDPNSPAATTTQSAPPLPAVVTGKVAFYAARYFPDGRKQTEVQHGPVTERLPLASAFKTMLLNAVLQDVDAGRLHLDQLFETTDANQSIEDFPPERVNSLDSLADVMIRRSDNTASDILHLAAAPQRVAELTTQLSPCTHLYLTTKAFWAALSGLIPDVIDPRTPETLRNSARAYAALPAGEKRDVAARINTLTQHVHQQQVYDGLDTYFNGPNYHPENDVSLLNSSTARAYSDLLAQLFLHSTLQPATQQRFRDILATGCCTKPSEGVPFPYRYWGAKAGSGWRLLTMTGFMELPDGSGIAYSYLNHESDVEDAEEIENQIRPVLNWIVSAITPIT, encoded by the coding sequence ATGCTTCCTGCTTCTCTGATCTGCGAAGACCCCAACAGTCCAGCTGCGACGACCACCCAATCGGCACCTCCACTTCCAGCGGTGGTCACTGGCAAAGTTGCCTTTTATGCTGCTCGGTACTTTCCAGACGGGCGCAAGCAGACTGAAGTCCAGCATGGCCCTGTCACCGAACGGCTTCCCCTGGCCAGTGCATTCAAGACCATGTTGCTGAACGCGGTCTTGCAGGATGTCGATGCCGGACGCCTGCACCTGGATCAGCTGTTCGAGACCACCGACGCCAATCAGAGCATCGAGGACTTCCCACCGGAACGGGTCAACAGTCTTGACAGTCTTGCCGACGTCATGATCCGCCGATCCGACAACACCGCCAGCGACATTCTCCATCTGGCCGCGGCGCCGCAGCGGGTGGCTGAGCTCACCACACAGCTGAGTCCGTGTACGCACCTGTACCTCACCACCAAGGCCTTTTGGGCCGCACTTAGCGGCCTCATCCCGGACGTAATCGATCCCAGGACGCCCGAAACGCTGCGAAACAGCGCGAGGGCCTACGCCGCGCTTCCAGCAGGTGAGAAGCGCGACGTGGCGGCCCGCATCAACACCCTCACGCAACACGTTCACCAGCAGCAGGTCTACGACGGCCTGGACACCTACTTCAACGGGCCGAACTATCACCCCGAGAATGATGTTTCCCTGCTCAACAGCAGTACCGCCCGGGCGTATAGCGACCTGTTGGCCCAGCTTTTCCTGCACTCGACGCTCCAACCAGCAACGCAGCAGCGCTTCCGCGACATTCTGGCGACCGGTTGCTGCACCAAACCCAGCGAAGGGGTGCCGTTTCCATACCGTTATTGGGGCGCGAAAGCCGGCTCCGGATGGCGTTTGTTGACGATGACCGGCTTCATGGAGTTACCGGACGGTTCCGGCATTGCCTACAGCTATCTCAATCACGAGAGCGACGTTGAGGATGCAGAAGAGATCGAGAACCAGATCCGTCCGGTGCTGAACTGGATCGTCTCTGCGATCACCCCCATCACCTGA